ATTGCCACCTTCAACGGTGACTCGCAGCTGCGCAAAACCGAAGGCGGCGGGTTTCTCGCCACCCGTGAATCCGGCGATCCGATCCTCATCGACGCCAGTGATGTCGTGGGCAGCGCCTTGGAGATGTCGAACGTCGATATCTCAAACGAGTTCACCAAACTGATCGTCACCCAGCAGGCCTACTCGGCGTCCACCCGCATCGTCTCGGTCTCCGATGAGATGATGCAGGAAGTTCTGGGCATGGTCCGCTAGGGCCTTTGAACGCGGCCTCGGGTGTAGAGTAAGGGCAGAACGATGGGTGTATACGGCGCGCTTGGCGCATCGCTTTCCGGTCTTTCGGTTACCAAAGCGCAGCTTGACGTGTTGGCGGTCAACATCGCCAACGCCGATACTCCCGGCTACACGCGCAAATCGGTTTCGCAATCGACGACCATTGCCGGCACCAAGGTCATTGGTGTTCGCACTGAGTCACTCGACCGTCAGCTTGACACGCTTTTGCAAAAACAGATCCGTTCTGAGCTCGGTGCGTCGGGCTATGTGCAGACCGTAGCGAGCTATCAGGATCGCCTGAATACGATGATGGGCGCGCCTGGTTCGGCTAGCGCCTTCGACACATTGGTGAGTAACTTTTCCTCCAGCCTTTCTGGCCTTAGCGACAATCCCTCCTCGTTCACCGCGCAGCAAGCGGTGATCGGGGATGCCCAGGTTCTGGCGCAAACACTCAACGCCATGAGCGAGGATGTGCAGCAACTGCGCACCGAGGCGGAGCAGGGGATCGCCGACAGCGTGCGCAACATCAACGATGCGTTGGAGCGCATTGAGCAGGTCAACAATTCAATCATCGGCATTGCCGGCGATGCCAAGGTTCCTGCCGACCTTTTGGATGAGCGCGATCGTTACATCGACCTACTGGCCAAGGAAATCGATATCCAGGTGCTGGAACAGCAGAGCGGTTCGGTTTCGATCTTCACCAATTCTGGCATCTCGCTTTTCAGCGGCGAAGCACAGACGTTGAACTTCGATCAAGCGGCCAAACTCAACCCGCTGTCGCAGTATTCTAGCATTCCGAGCGAGCGTACTGTCGGAACCGTGACCATCGGTATGCTGGGTGGTGACTCCATCGATCTGCTGGCCGGAAACAACATCCGTTCGGGGCGCCTGGCTGGGTTCGTGGAGCTGCGCGACGACACGCTGGTCGAGATGCAGAACCGGCTCGATGAGTTTGCTCACCATTTGGCGCTCAGCATGTCGACGCGCATGGAACCCAGTGCTGCTCTTGATCCGATCCCTGGCGACACTAGCGCTGACCTGGGTGGCACCGGCACGTACGCACCCGTCGATTTCACCAATGGTGGTGCCAATAATGGCTTGGTCTCCTTCGACCTGACCGTCGATGGCGTCACCCAGACCGTGGACATCACCTACGCCGAAGCTGCTGCTGGCGCGGTAGATCCTGCTGCCGTGACGCAGGCTGAATTGGTGGCACTGATCAACCAGGAGGCCAACACAGCCTTTTCCACGGTTGGTGTAACGTATGCTGTTTCCGATGGCACGGCGATCGATCTGCGATCAGGATCGACTGGTGCGGCATCGAACGTGTCGGTTGCGTCTTATGCCGAAACCAACCTCACCGGCGTCACCACGCTTGCTGATGGCACGGCGATCGGTGGTACAGGCTTTGACGGCCTGCAGATCGATCTGACCGGCATTCAGCCCGGCAATGAGGTTTCGCTCAATGTCACCGACACGGTTGCGCCTGCTACGCGGCAAGTCACGTTGGTCCACGTCACCGACCCGGCCTCCTTGCCGCTTGAGAATGACCTGACCGTCGATCCAAACGATTTGGTGATCGGTGTGGATCTGACCGATCCGGCCGCGGTTGAAGCGGCGCTGGCTGCCAATGGGATCAATCTGACAACGGCCACTGGAACCGGCGGTGCGTTGCAGTTCATCGATGATGGTGCGACCGGCCAGTATGAAATTAACTCGCTGTCGGCGCGGCTGTCGGTGACCGGCTTGCAGTCCGGTTCGCCGGAACTGCCGATGTTCAACGATGGCATTGAGAACAATGGCTTTTACACCAACAGCCAGAATGGCCAGAACCAAAAGGTCGGCTTTTCCTCGCGCATCCAGCTGAACAACGAAATCCTGAGCGATCCGTCAGTGCTTTCCAAAATGACAGCGAGCACGCCGTCGGGGGATACGACGCGGGCGACCTATCTTTTTGAGCAGTTCACATCCACACGGTTCGGCATCGACTCCAACACGGGCATCGGGTCCTCCGCCAATCCGCTGTCGATTGATCTTGCGTCCTTCGGGCGTGAAATCGTCAACAAGACGGGGTTTGATGCCGCCTCCTCGCAGCGGGCCCTGGAAGGTCAGGACATCGTCACCAACGGTCTTCTGGCTCGTCAGAGCGCGGAATCGGGCGTCAATATCGATGAAGAAATGGCCCGCCTTACCGAATTGCAGTCCATCTACGCTGCCAATGCTCAGGTGATGAGCGTCGCGCGCGAGATGATGGACCTCTTGCTGAACATCTAAGGGAGCGTATCGAATGACCGTCAATTCCGTCACGCAGAGCTCCATCAACACCGATCGGATGCTCTCGCTGCGCTCGCAGCTTGACAACCTCCAACGTCAGCTCGGCACTGGTATGCGCGCCGACAATTACGCCGATCTGGGGTCGGTACGCTCCACATCCTTGGAGTTTCGCGCTGAACGCGCAGCCCTTGATGGCTACCAGGAGGCGATCCAGCGGACCGAAGTAACGTTTGCGATCATGTCGGAAACTCTGGAGCGGCTTGATGGCATCGCCAGCGAGATGAAAGGCGATGCGATCCCGACCTCGTTTGTCATCCAAAATGGTGACCGCACGACAGCACAAGTCTCTGCCGAGTTTCGCTTCTACGAAACGGTGACCCTTCTCAACACAGATGTTGAAGGCCAGTTCCTGTTCTCCGGTCTGGCGGGTGACACCAAGCCCGTGGCGCCTGCCGCCGACATCATGGAAGGGGTTGGCGCGCGCGACGGTTTCAAGCAGGTGCTCGATGAGCGCCAAACGGCCGATCTTGGTGGGTCGCTGTCTGATCCTTTGCTCACGGGGCGCCTTGATTTGGCGACGGTTGGCGCCGTCACTTCTATCACCGAGGCCGGGGGCGATGCGTTCGGTTTTCAGCTTGATACGGTTGCTGGCGCTTCAGCAACGTCACCATCGATCACCACGACGGGTCCCGCCGGTGCACCCGAGGCGCTGAGCTTTGAGGTCACAGGCCCGGTCGATGTCGGTGAAACGGTTCGCTTTGCCGTTACCATGCCGGATGGCACACGCCAGGACATCACGCTGACCGCTGCTGATAGCTGGGGGGATGGCGAGAATGTATTCCAGGTTAACCCCAATCCGGCGGCAACGGCGGCGAACCTCGGCGTCGCAATCCGCAATGCTATCGATGATCTGGCCCGCACTGATCTGGCCGCGGCATCGGCGGTCCGCGCCGGCCAAGACTTTTTCGACAACAACCCGCCTTTGCGGGTCGTACCAGACGTTGTGAATGGCATCGCCGGCGCGACGTCGACGGTGGCCGATGCGACCAACACGGTCGTCTGGTATCAGGGCGAAGACGGTCCGCTGGATGCACGTCTGACCAACACCACACGTGTCGATGATGGCGTACAAGTGGCCTATGGTGCCCGCGCCAGCGAAGACGCGCTGCGCACGACCTTGCGCGAACTGGCGGTGTTTTCCGCCCAAAGCTTCGATGTTGATGATCCAAGCGCTGCCAATCGCTACACGCAAGTGGCCGGTCGCACGCGCGAGAACCTCGACGATCCATCCGGTGGCACACTTCCACGCTCAATCGCGTTGGAGGTCGGCACGGCATCAACGCTTATGGAAGCCACCAAAGAGCGTCATATCGCGACCCGCGCGGTCTATAATGATATTCTGGACGGCACCGATGGGATTACGCAGGAGGAGGTCGCGGCCAAGCTCCTCAACATCCAAACGCGCTTGGAAGCGACCTATTCGGTGACGGCCATGCTGCGCGAACTCTCGCTGGTCAATTATCTGCGCTAGAACGGTTTTTCCTAAACCTGAAAAAAAAAGCCCGGCGAAATCGCCGGGCTTTTTTGGTTTGAAGAGCGGGCATCGGTTCAGGCGGCTGAAGGCGACTGTGTGCCAGCGCTTTCAACGCTGGCATCGTCTTCGGTAACACCACGAAGACCAGCGGCAATCTCTTTGTTGATCGAGATGAGGCTGCGAAGCTTGTCGGCTTCCGGCTTCATCTGAATTTTTAGGGTGTGGTTGAAGACGAAGAAGCCGAGATTGGCCACGTTCTGCGCCACTGGGCGGGGGAGGGGGCTGTCTTCTGCGGTCACGGCGTCCAGGAACACTGCCCACAAGCGTCGGTTGTAGAGCAGGGCATCATTGAGCGTTTCGTGAAGGTCATCCCAATTGTCGTGGATGGTCTGCAATTGCGCGGCTGATTTCATCAGCAAATGGGCTTCTAGGTCACGTGGTTGGACCGTCGCCTGTGTCGTGCGCCCGTAGGCCGCCGCCGCTGAGTGTTGCATCCTTCAGTCGCTCCTCTTCGTGCGAAATCAAAGCCTTAGCTTCTCTTAACGCTTTGTAGAGGTCACCCGTTAATATTCTGTTATTAATGCGTT
The DNA window shown above is from Hyphomicrobiales bacterium and carries:
- the flaF gene encoding flagellar biosynthesis regulator FlaF — protein: MQHSAAAAYGRTTQATVQPRDLEAHLLMKSAAQLQTIHDNWDDLHETLNDALLYNRRLWAVFLDAVTAEDSPLPRPVAQNVANLGFFVFNHTLKIQMKPEADKLRSLISINKEIAAGLRGVTEDDASVESAGTQSPSAA
- the flgK gene encoding flagellar hook-associated protein FlgK encodes the protein MGVYGALGASLSGLSVTKAQLDVLAVNIANADTPGYTRKSVSQSTTIAGTKVIGVRTESLDRQLDTLLQKQIRSELGASGYVQTVASYQDRLNTMMGAPGSASAFDTLVSNFSSSLSGLSDNPSSFTAQQAVIGDAQVLAQTLNAMSEDVQQLRTEAEQGIADSVRNINDALERIEQVNNSIIGIAGDAKVPADLLDERDRYIDLLAKEIDIQVLEQQSGSVSIFTNSGISLFSGEAQTLNFDQAAKLNPLSQYSSIPSERTVGTVTIGMLGGDSIDLLAGNNIRSGRLAGFVELRDDTLVEMQNRLDEFAHHLALSMSTRMEPSAALDPIPGDTSADLGGTGTYAPVDFTNGGANNGLVSFDLTVDGVTQTVDITYAEAAAGAVDPAAVTQAELVALINQEANTAFSTVGVTYAVSDGTAIDLRSGSTGAASNVSVASYAETNLTGVTTLADGTAIGGTGFDGLQIDLTGIQPGNEVSLNVTDTVAPATRQVTLVHVTDPASLPLENDLTVDPNDLVIGVDLTDPAAVEAALAANGINLTTATGTGGALQFIDDGATGQYEINSLSARLSVTGLQSGSPELPMFNDGIENNGFYTNSQNGQNQKVGFSSRIQLNNEILSDPSVLSKMTASTPSGDTTRATYLFEQFTSTRFGIDSNTGIGSSANPLSIDLASFGREIVNKTGFDAASSQRALEGQDIVTNGLLARQSAESGVNIDEEMARLTELQSIYAANAQVMSVAREMMDLLLNI